Proteins encoded in a region of the Scyliorhinus torazame isolate Kashiwa2021f chromosome 1, sScyTor2.1, whole genome shotgun sequence genome:
- the LOC140420529 gene encoding dolichyl-diphosphooligosaccharide--protein glycosyltransferase subunit 4-like, which yields MITDIQLAIFANMLGVSLFLLMYHYVAVNNPKKLE from the coding sequence ATGATCACAGACATACAGCTAGCGATCTTCGCCAACATGTTGGGGGTATCCCTTTTCCTCCTTATGTACCATTATGTTGCTGTTAACAACCCCAAGAAGCTGGAGTAA